One genomic window of Myxocyprinus asiaticus isolate MX2 ecotype Aquarium Trade chromosome 5, UBuf_Myxa_2, whole genome shotgun sequence includes the following:
- the LOC127441445 gene encoding calreticulin-like produces the protein MQIVTLCQIVSVALLALTVNATVFFQEQFLDGDAWKSRWVNSEHKSEYGQFKLTAGNFYGDAEKDQGLQTSQDARFYAASARFEPFSNEGKSLVIQFTVKHEQKIDCGGGYVKVFPADLNQADMHGDSQYYIMFGPDICGYSTKKVHVIFNYKGKNHLIKKEIKCKDDELTHLYTLILNPDQTYEVKIDNEKVESGTLEEDWDFLPAKKIKDPSAKKPEDWDDRAKIDDETDTKPEDWDKPENIPDPDAKKPEDWDEDMDGEWEPPMIPNPEYKGEWKPKQIDNPNYKGVWVHPEIDNPEYTPDDQIYKFDNIGVIGLDLWQVKSGTIFDNFFITDDVKAAEDFGNETWGATKGPEKKMKDEQDEKKQKEEEEKNKEQSTEADDEEEEEDEDEEEDEEETDEPPAEEEDEEALPKDEL, from the exons atgcaaATTGTTACATTATGTCAGATTGTTTCTGTTGCATTATTGGCATTGACTGTCAATGCAACAGTTTTCTTTCAAGAGCAGTTTCTGGATGGAG ATGCCTGGAAAAGTCGGTGggtgaattcagaacacaaatCTGAATATGGGCAGTTTAAACTGACCGCTGGGAACTTTTATGGAGATGCTGAGAAAGACCAGG GTTTGCAGACAAGTCAGGATGCCCGCTTCTATGCCGCCTCTGCCCGCTTTGAGCCCTTCAGCAACGAGGGCAAATCTCTGGTGATCCAGTTCACCGTTAAACACGAGCAGAAGATCGACTGTGGTGGCGGATATGTTAAAGTTTTCCCCGCTGATCTCAACCAGGCAGACATGCACGGCGACTCCCAGTATTACATCATGTTCG GGCCTGATATCTGCGGCTACAGCACTAAGAAGGTTCACGTCATCTTCAACTACAAAGGGAAAAATCATCTCATCAAGAAAGAGATCAAATGCAAG GACGATGAGCTGACTCACTTGTACACATTGATTCTGAATCCGGATCAGACATATGAGGTGAAGATCGACAATGAGAAGGTGGAATCCGGCACTCTGGAGGAGGACTGGGACTTCCTGCCCGCAAAGAAGATCAAAGATCCCAGCGCCAAGAAACCAGAGGACTGGGATGACCGCGCCAAGATCGATGACGAGACTGACACCAAACCAGAG GACTGGGATAAGCCTGAGAATATTCCTGATCCTGATGCTAAGAAGCCAGAAGACTGGGATGAAGACATGGATGGAGAGTGGGAGCCTCCCATGATTCCAAACCCAGAGTACAAG GGTGAGTGGAAACCCAAACAGATTGATAATCCAAACTACAAGGGAGTCTGGGTGCACCCTGAAATCGACAACCCCGAGTACACCCCAGATGACCAGATCTACAAATTCGACAACATCGGAGTCATCGGTTTGGATCTCTGGCAG GTCAAGTCTGGCACTATTTTTGACAACTTCTTCATCACAGATGACGTGAAGGCAGCAGAAGATTTTGGAAATGAAACGTGGGGTGCTACAAAG GGTCCCGAGAAAAAGATGAAAGACGAACAGGATGAGAAGAAAcagaaagaggaagaggagaagaacaaagagcagagcactgaagctgatgatgaggaggaggaggaagatgaaGATGAGGAGGAAGATGAAGAGGAGACAGACGAGCCGCCAGCGGAGGAAGAAGACGAGGAAGCTCTTCCTAAAGACGAACTTTAA